A DNA window from Streptomyces parvus contains the following coding sequences:
- a CDS encoding SDR family oxidoreductase yields the protein MTTALITGATAGIGAAFARRLAAQGHNLVLVARDTARLREHATELHDRHGIEAEVLSADLSTDGGIEAVEKRLADRRHSIDLLVNNAGFGNKGRFLEVSMADELTMLKVHCEAVLRLTSAAVAGMRERGRGGVVNVASVAAFVPRGTYGASKSWVVQFTQGAARDLAGSGVRLMALCPGFVRTEFHERAGMGTDNIPNWMWLDADKLVASALADLSRGKTVSVPDPRYKALMGLVKVAPRGLLGGVTSRTGRTYGPQ from the coding sequence ATGACGACTGCACTGATCACAGGCGCGACGGCGGGTATCGGGGCCGCGTTCGCGCGGCGGCTCGCGGCCCAGGGGCACAACCTCGTGCTGGTGGCGCGGGACACCGCACGGCTGCGCGAACACGCCACGGAACTGCACGACCGGCACGGCATCGAGGCCGAGGTGCTCAGCGCCGACCTGTCCACGGACGGCGGTATCGAGGCGGTCGAGAAGCGGCTCGCGGACCGCAGGCACTCCATCGATCTGCTGGTCAACAACGCCGGGTTCGGCAACAAGGGGCGCTTTCTGGAGGTGTCCATGGCCGATGAGCTGACGATGCTGAAGGTGCACTGCGAGGCGGTCCTGCGGCTGACCTCGGCGGCGGTCGCCGGGATGCGGGAGCGGGGCCGGGGCGGAGTCGTCAACGTGGCGTCCGTCGCGGCGTTCGTGCCGCGCGGTACGTACGGGGCGTCGAAGTCCTGGGTCGTGCAGTTCACCCAGGGCGCGGCACGGGACCTGGCCGGGTCGGGGGTGCGGCTGATGGCGCTGTGCCCCGGGTTCGTGCGGACGGAGTTCCACGAGCGGGCCGGGATGGGCACGGACAACATCCCGAACTGGATGTGGCTCGACGCGGACAAGCTGGTGGCCTCCGCGCTGGCGGATCTGTCCCGGGGGAAGACGGTGTCGGTCCCGGACCCGCGCTACAAGGCGCTGATGGGGCTGGTCAAGGTCGCCCCGCGGGGGCTGCTCGGCGGGGTCACCTCGCGGACGGGGCGCACGTACGGTCCGCAGTAG
- a CDS encoding PQQ-binding-like beta-propeller repeat protein: protein MPDPQQPWYTPGPPQQPVPGNPYASGGGAQRESGTQGFGPPPPPPPRRRFGRGPVVAAVVALALVIVAGGVYGLTDRGRDEPAKPVAKKSPGPSGSASPSRTPAAGAQKLSRIPTTKEVAAARKPGEASAWIADDKTDIPKQINPVHDLWIVGDTAVQALYRKVTAYRLSDGAEVWSVTLPSAVCETPANPTPDGKVVVFRHERPDNERGNRCDQMQMIDLKTGKQGWQKKLDEPGDEDSTFIVHSAISGDVLSVARGQRAVTYRVDDGSTLHEIPSEKKGACFPTGVAGGAARLLVSSDCTVSMDRSKNYGQLREFDPRTGKLLWRYRTKTGWSFGALISMDPVVFTVYNNEDTASDWRITVLDPGGRHRVTFDARDKGFEHCAGSGGGDDIQPCRGAAVDKGLIMLGGQNQVGAYDVKTGKFLWGIKSDEMRILYALRAEGGRSMRVYEAAGARTPGRTFLMGPRGAGTETEIVKHPAATAAWEYEMFTGHTAYVDGRLVLTSTHMSGDENHKPVREARMLSFAASP from the coding sequence ATGCCCGATCCGCAGCAGCCCTGGTACACCCCGGGCCCGCCGCAGCAGCCCGTTCCCGGTAACCCGTACGCCTCCGGGGGCGGCGCGCAGCGGGAGTCCGGGACGCAGGGATTCGGGCCGCCGCCCCCGCCGCCCCCGCGCCGCCGCTTCGGCCGGGGGCCGGTCGTCGCCGCGGTCGTCGCACTGGCGCTCGTCATCGTGGCGGGCGGGGTGTACGGCCTCACCGACCGGGGACGGGACGAGCCCGCGAAGCCGGTGGCGAAGAAGTCGCCCGGCCCTTCCGGTTCGGCGTCCCCGTCCCGTACGCCCGCGGCCGGCGCCCAGAAGCTGAGCCGCATTCCGACGACGAAGGAGGTCGCGGCCGCGCGGAAGCCGGGCGAGGCGTCGGCGTGGATCGCCGACGACAAGACCGATATACCCAAGCAGATCAACCCGGTCCACGACCTGTGGATCGTCGGCGACACCGCCGTCCAGGCCCTGTACCGGAAGGTGACGGCCTACCGGCTCTCGGACGGTGCCGAGGTCTGGAGCGTGACGCTCCCCTCCGCCGTGTGCGAGACACCGGCCAACCCCACGCCCGACGGCAAGGTCGTGGTCTTCCGTCATGAGAGGCCCGACAACGAGCGGGGCAATCGCTGCGACCAGATGCAGATGATCGATCTGAAGACCGGGAAGCAGGGGTGGCAGAAGAAGCTCGACGAGCCCGGTGACGAGGACAGCACGTTCATCGTCCACAGCGCCATCAGCGGCGACGTCCTCTCCGTCGCCCGGGGCCAACGGGCCGTCACCTACCGGGTGGACGACGGGAGCACGCTCCATGAGATTCCCTCGGAGAAGAAGGGGGCGTGCTTTCCCACCGGTGTGGCGGGCGGCGCCGCCCGGCTGCTGGTGAGTTCCGACTGCACGGTCTCCATGGACCGGAGCAAGAACTACGGCCAGCTGCGCGAGTTCGACCCCCGGACCGGCAAGCTCCTGTGGCGCTACCGGACGAAGACCGGCTGGAGCTTCGGCGCCCTGATCTCCATGGACCCGGTCGTCTTCACCGTCTACAACAACGAGGACACCGCCAGCGACTGGCGGATCACGGTCCTGGATCCGGGAGGCAGGCACCGGGTCACCTTCGACGCCCGGGACAAGGGGTTCGAGCACTGTGCCGGAAGCGGGGGCGGCGATGACATCCAGCCCTGCCGGGGCGCCGCGGTCGACAAGGGCCTCATCATGCTGGGCGGCCAGAACCAGGTCGGCGCGTACGACGTGAAGACCGGGAAGTTCCTGTGGGGCATCAAGTCCGACGAGATGCGCATCCTGTACGCGCTGCGCGCGGAGGGCGGCAGGTCGATGCGCGTCTACGAGGCGGCCGGCGCGAGGACCCCCGGCCGGACCTTCCTCATGGGCCCGCGCGGCGCCGGTACGGAGACCGAGATCGTGAAGCACCCGGCGGCGACCGCAGCGTGGGAGTACGAGATGTTCACGGGGCACACGGCCTACGTCGACGGACGGCTGGTCCTGACGTCGACGCACATGAGCGGGGACGAGAACCACAAGCCCGTGCGTGAGGCCCGCATGCTGTCCTTCGCCGCCTCACCCTGA
- a CDS encoding MOSC domain-containing protein: protein MKLLTVNIGRLRPNARTDGPNGLSGIDKRPVEGPVEVRDPGPKGVGGSGLSGDAVCDLRHHGGSDQAVYAFAREELDDWERKLGGRKLANGVFGENFTTRGLDVSGALIGERWRVGADLVLEVTSGRIPCRTFAEHVQERGWVKRFTEQGVTGAYLRVIEPGTVRAGDPIEIVHRPDHEITAALQFRASTTERTLLPSLLAAGEALHPEALRKAREYAAQQS from the coding sequence ATGAAGCTGCTCACCGTGAACATCGGCCGCCTCCGCCCCAACGCCCGGACCGACGGCCCGAACGGCCTCTCCGGGATCGACAAGCGCCCGGTGGAGGGTCCCGTGGAGGTGCGCGACCCCGGCCCCAAGGGCGTGGGCGGCAGCGGGCTGTCCGGGGACGCGGTGTGCGATCTGCGCCATCACGGCGGCAGCGACCAGGCGGTGTACGCCTTCGCCCGCGAAGAGCTGGACGACTGGGAGCGGAAGCTGGGCGGGCGGAAGCTGGCCAACGGGGTGTTCGGCGAGAACTTCACGACCCGGGGTCTCGACGTCAGCGGCGCGCTGATCGGCGAGCGCTGGCGGGTGGGGGCGGACCTGGTGCTGGAGGTGACCTCGGGGCGGATCCCGTGCCGGACCTTCGCCGAGCATGTCCAGGAGAGGGGGTGGGTCAAGCGGTTCACCGAGCAGGGCGTGACCGGTGCGTATCTGCGGGTGATCGAACCGGGCACGGTCCGCGCCGGGGACCCCATCGAGATCGTGCACCGGCCGGACCACGAGATCACCGCCGCCCTGCAGTTCCGGGCGTCGACGACCGAACGCACCCTGCTGCCCTCGCTGCTGGCCGCCGGGGAGGCACTGCACCCCGAGGCGCTGCGCAAGGCCCGGGAGTACGCGGCACAGCAGAGCTGA
- a CDS encoding LysR family transcriptional regulator, producing MIEARHLRVLRAVSTTGSFSAAARELGCTQPAVSQQMKALEASAGTTLLIRTGREMRLTQAGEALVRHASGILAGLTAAEEEVAAIAGLRAGRVRLVSFPSGSSTLVPGALAALRADHPGTRVSLVEAEPPRSVDLLREGDCDIALAFRYGATGGEWDDLVVRPLLTDRLIGLLPEGHRLAEAPSVSIGELADESWIAGCPRCRRQLVEVCEESGFAPRIDFATDDYPAVMGLVGAGLGVAVLPELAVESVRPKGTRAVPVEPAIEREIVALTLPDLARVPAVAATLDQLARTAAR from the coding sequence GTGATCGAAGCTCGCCACCTCCGTGTCCTGCGCGCCGTGTCCACCACCGGCTCGTTCTCCGCCGCCGCCCGCGAGCTGGGCTGCACGCAGCCCGCCGTCAGCCAGCAGATGAAGGCTCTGGAGGCCTCCGCCGGCACCACGCTGCTGATCCGCACCGGGCGCGAGATGCGCCTCACCCAGGCCGGTGAGGCGCTGGTGCGGCACGCCTCCGGCATCCTGGCGGGGCTCACCGCCGCCGAGGAGGAGGTCGCCGCCATCGCCGGACTGCGGGCCGGCCGGGTCCGGCTGGTCTCCTTCCCCAGCGGCAGCTCCACCCTCGTTCCGGGCGCGCTGGCGGCCCTGCGAGCCGACCACCCCGGCACCCGCGTCTCGCTGGTCGAGGCCGAGCCGCCGCGCTCGGTGGACCTGCTGCGCGAGGGCGACTGCGATATCGCGCTGGCGTTCCGTTACGGGGCGACGGGCGGCGAATGGGACGACCTGGTGGTCCGGCCGCTGCTCACCGACCGGCTGATCGGCCTCCTCCCGGAGGGGCACCGGCTGGCGGAGGCGCCCAGCGTGTCCATCGGCGAGCTGGCCGACGAGTCCTGGATCGCGGGCTGCCCGCGCTGCCGCCGCCAGCTGGTCGAGGTCTGCGAGGAGTCCGGCTTCGCCCCGCGCATCGACTTCGCCACCGACGACTACCCGGCGGTGATGGGCCTCGTCGGGGCGGGGCTCGGTGTGGCGGTGCTGCCGGAGCTGGCCGTCGAGTCGGTCCGCCCCAAGGGGACCAGGGCGGTACCGGTCGAGCCCGCGATCGAGCGGGAGATCGTCGCGCTGACCCTGCCGGACCTGGCCCGGGTCCCGGCGGTGGCGGCCACCCTGGACCAGCTGGCGCGGACCGCCGCCCGCTGA
- a CDS encoding WhiB family transcriptional regulator: protein MADFSRLPGPNADLWDWQLLAACRGVDSSLFFHPEGERGAARSARETSAKEVCMRCPVRAECAAHALAVREPYGVWGGLTEDEREELMGRARTRLISAAPSGGPAGPGSGTT, encoded by the coding sequence ATGGCAGATTTCTCCCGCCTTCCCGGACCCAACGCAGACCTGTGGGACTGGCAGCTGCTCGCCGCCTGCCGAGGCGTGGACAGCTCCCTGTTCTTCCACCCGGAGGGTGAGCGCGGCGCGGCGCGGAGCGCCCGCGAGACCTCCGCGAAGGAGGTGTGCATGCGCTGCCCGGTACGGGCCGAGTGCGCGGCCCACGCCCTGGCCGTACGGGAGCCCTACGGCGTGTGGGGCGGCCTGACGGAGGACGAGCGCGAAGAGCTGATGGGCCGGGCCAGAACCCGGCTGATCAGCGCGGCGCCCTCCGGGGGCCCCGCCGGACCGGGCTCCGGCACCACCTGA